From the genome of Bradyrhizobium elkanii USDA 76, one region includes:
- a CDS encoding ATP-binding protein, with translation MARLWNRFWNHLSLRARLLLPMAAMVVGALLLGGLALQIVSPEQFENENAQAARSAERVANALNAALAVAGNPPQTLDAFADKLGRSETIAFVPPGTRPQRSAADRHHGNIPAWFTALLKVPELGSTHPIRIGVTHVGDIVFSPDLSPDIEEKWAGFVAIVSSSSALMLLAALSAYFTTGAALRPLAQLGAGLTRMRNGDYDAAIPLAGPPEIRKSCAEANQLAVTLRRLSQDNRNLLRKIVAVQDEERRELARELHDEMGPLLFAIRANATALSDPEAEGPPEPGSPAHGILSAAEALQQANRRVLEGLSPLSVADLGLAASVQTLLRNARSQAPGLRVTSRLDDRLDELDALLSQTAYRVIQEGVTNALRHAHATTMGVAATVNGDQIQLEISDDGTGLPPDLTFGRGLIGMHERVRALDGTLQLVREQGQTIVRCRIPLQNHVAR, from the coding sequence GTGGCAAGACTCTGGAACAGATTCTGGAACCACCTCTCACTTCGTGCCCGGCTGTTGCTGCCGATGGCTGCGATGGTGGTCGGCGCCTTGCTGCTCGGCGGCCTCGCCCTGCAGATCGTCTCCCCCGAGCAGTTCGAGAATGAAAACGCCCAGGCCGCGCGCTCCGCCGAGCGGGTGGCCAATGCGCTGAATGCCGCGCTCGCAGTTGCCGGCAACCCGCCGCAAACCCTCGACGCATTCGCAGACAAGCTCGGGAGGTCCGAGACCATCGCATTCGTGCCGCCTGGAACGCGGCCGCAGCGCAGCGCGGCGGACCGCCACCACGGCAACATTCCCGCGTGGTTCACTGCCCTGCTCAAGGTTCCCGAGCTCGGCTCCACGCATCCGATCAGGATCGGGGTGACGCATGTCGGGGACATCGTCTTTAGTCCCGATCTGTCGCCGGACATCGAGGAGAAATGGGCGGGCTTCGTTGCGATCGTCTCGTCGAGCTCGGCGCTGATGCTGCTCGCCGCGCTGAGCGCCTATTTCACGACCGGCGCGGCGCTTCGGCCGCTGGCTCAGCTCGGCGCCGGACTGACCCGGATGCGAAACGGCGATTACGATGCCGCCATTCCGCTGGCCGGCCCTCCGGAGATCCGCAAGAGCTGTGCGGAAGCCAATCAGCTTGCAGTAACGCTGAGGCGGCTTAGCCAAGACAATCGGAACCTGCTGCGCAAGATCGTCGCCGTGCAGGACGAGGAGCGCCGCGAGCTCGCCCGGGAGCTACATGACGAGATGGGCCCGCTTCTGTTCGCGATCCGCGCCAACGCTACCGCGCTGTCGGATCCCGAGGCGGAGGGCCCGCCCGAGCCGGGTTCGCCGGCGCATGGCATCCTCAGCGCAGCCGAAGCCTTGCAACAGGCTAACAGGCGCGTCCTGGAGGGACTGAGCCCGCTTTCTGTTGCGGATCTTGGACTAGCCGCAAGCGTACAGACGTTGCTGCGAAACGCCCGATCCCAAGCGCCCGGCCTCCGCGTGACATCCCGGCTCGACGATCGGCTGGATGAGCTCGATGCCCTGCTCTCGCAAACCGCGTACCGCGTTATCCAGGAGGGAGTGACTAATGCGCTCCGGCACGCTCACGCGACCACGATGGGCGTCGCGGCGACCGTCAACGGCGATCAAATCCAGCTCGAGATTTCGGACGACGGCACTGGCCTGCCGCCGGACCTGACCTTCGGGAGAGGCCTGATCGGCATGCACGAACGGGTGCGCGCGCTCGACGGAACGCTGCAGCTGGTCCGCGAGCAAGGCCAGACCATCGTGCGTTGCCGGATTCCACTCCAGAACCATGTCGCGCGATGA
- a CDS encoding enoyl-CoA hydratase/isomerase family protein, with amino-acid sequence MSNYAKYECLTVEVADKVATVTLNRPQARNAINQKLIRELRTIWDDLADDHAVNAVVLTGAGDFFSVGGDVKAMSERPGGDVLEEGEVHDPMISRRGVTRQLELDKPIIAAINGDAIGLAATHALLCDITVMAEDARIGDTHVSRVGLVAGDGGTVIWPLLVGINKAKEFLIRGTLLKGNEAERIGLVNHVAPRAEVLAKARAIAVELANGPTWAIRWTKLSINQIVKERVNMLLEASMALEQVTFETADHKEATMSFKEKRKPRFGQA; translated from the coding sequence GTGTCCAATTACGCCAAATATGAATGCCTGACGGTCGAGGTCGCGGACAAGGTCGCGACCGTGACCTTGAACCGCCCGCAGGCGCGCAATGCCATCAATCAGAAGCTGATCCGCGAGTTGCGCACGATCTGGGACGACCTCGCCGACGATCACGCCGTTAATGCCGTGGTGCTGACCGGGGCGGGCGACTTCTTCAGCGTCGGTGGCGACGTCAAGGCGATGTCCGAGCGGCCCGGCGGCGACGTGCTCGAAGAGGGCGAGGTACACGATCCCATGATCAGCCGCCGCGGGGTCACCCGCCAGCTCGAGCTCGACAAGCCCATCATCGCGGCGATCAATGGTGATGCCATCGGCCTTGCAGCGACTCATGCGCTGCTTTGCGACATCACGGTGATGGCGGAAGACGCGCGGATCGGCGACACCCACGTCTCGCGTGTTGGCCTCGTCGCCGGCGACGGCGGCACAGTGATCTGGCCGCTGCTGGTTGGCATCAACAAGGCCAAGGAATTCCTGATCCGCGGCACGCTCCTGAAGGGAAATGAGGCGGAGCGGATCGGGCTGGTCAATCATGTCGCGCCGCGCGCGGAGGTGTTGGCCAAGGCCCGCGCAATCGCGGTCGAGCTCGCGAACGGTCCGACCTGGGCCATTCGCTGGACCAAGCTGTCGATCAACCAGATCGTCAAGGAGCGCGTCAACATGCTGCTGGAGGCGTCGATGGCGCTGGAGCAGGTGACGTTCGAGACTGCCGACCACAAGGAAGCGACTATGTCGTTCAAGGAGAAGCGGAAGCCCAGATTCGGCCAGGCATAA
- a CDS encoding DUF3606 domain-containing protein — MDNLTKKDQFERSKINIHARDQMKCWAHALGVSQEELRKVIEKAGNSAAAVRKEPDANHDERTGSQR; from the coding sequence ATGGACAACCTTACTAAGAAAGATCAGTTCGAGCGTTCGAAGATCAACATCCATGCGCGTGACCAAATGAAATGCTGGGCTCACGCGCTCGGTGTCTCGCAGGAGGAGCTTCGTAAGGTCATCGAAAAAGCCGGGAATTCGGCCGCAGCCGTTCGCAAGGAGCCGGACGCGAACCATGACGAGAGAACAGGAAGTCAGCGCTGA
- a CDS encoding acyl-CoA dehydrogenase family protein, giving the protein MSFSEEQVAFRDNVRRMVAKHVAPIAAEIDETDRFPLELVKLFGEMGLMQLWVPERYGGPNGNLTMACIAREEISKVSPACASIAALNTMFIMPLLHFGSEEQRKKYLPIIAEGGVVTAIAISEPQAGSDVAALNTRARKDGDSYVLNGRKQWCSYGVAADYIVVMARTSDGAGADGISAFIVEPKRMPGITFGRHERKMGFRGAPNTPIFFDNVRVPAENLVGEEGKGFRASMRALDLNRPTIGAQSVGLAQGALDACVAYAKERKQFKKPIGEFQGVQFMLADMAMQIEAARALVYECARAGDAGDWKRLNVLASMAKCVGSDMAMKVTTDAVQIFGGYGYTMDYPVERMMRDAKLTQIFEGTNQIQRVVIARELLR; this is encoded by the coding sequence ATGAGTTTTTCCGAGGAGCAGGTCGCGTTCCGCGACAACGTGCGCAGAATGGTCGCCAAGCACGTGGCGCCGATCGCCGCCGAGATCGACGAAACCGACCGCTTCCCGCTCGAACTGGTCAAGCTGTTCGGCGAGATGGGACTGATGCAGCTCTGGGTGCCGGAGCGGTATGGCGGCCCGAATGGCAACCTGACCATGGCCTGCATCGCGCGCGAGGAGATCTCGAAGGTCTCCCCTGCCTGTGCGTCGATCGCCGCGCTCAACACCATGTTCATCATGCCGCTGCTGCATTTCGGCTCTGAGGAGCAGCGCAAGAAGTATCTGCCGATCATCGCCGAGGGCGGCGTCGTCACGGCAATCGCGATCTCGGAGCCGCAGGCCGGCTCCGACGTCGCCGCGCTTAACACCCGCGCCCGCAAGGACGGCGATAGTTATGTCCTGAACGGCCGCAAGCAGTGGTGCAGCTATGGTGTCGCCGCCGACTACATCGTGGTCATGGCGCGAACCAGTGACGGCGCCGGTGCGGACGGCATCAGCGCCTTCATCGTCGAGCCGAAGAGAATGCCGGGCATCACGTTCGGCCGCCACGAGCGCAAGATGGGCTTTCGCGGCGCGCCCAACACGCCGATCTTCTTCGACAATGTCCGCGTTCCCGCGGAAAACCTCGTCGGTGAGGAAGGCAAGGGCTTTCGCGCGTCGATGCGCGCGCTCGACCTCAACCGGCCGACCATCGGCGCGCAATCCGTCGGCCTCGCACAAGGCGCACTGGATGCCTGCGTCGCCTACGCCAAGGAGCGTAAGCAATTCAAGAAACCGATCGGCGAGTTCCAGGGCGTGCAGTTCATGCTCGCCGACATGGCCATGCAGATCGAGGCGGCCCGCGCGCTGGTCTACGAATGTGCCCGCGCCGGCGATGCCGGCGACTGGAAGCGGCTCAACGTGCTTGCCAGCATGGCCAAATGCGTCGGCAGCGACATGGCGATGAAGGTGACGACCGACGCGGTCCAGATCTTCGGCGGCTACGGTTACACGATGGACTATCCGGTCGAACGCATGATGCGCGATGCCAAGCTGACCCAGATTTTTGAAGGCACCAACCAGATCCAGCGCGTGGTGATCGCCCGCGAGCTGCTGCGCTAG
- a CDS encoding PRC-barrel domain-containing protein encodes MALDDNESDALIGSDKVEGTAVYGADGNKVGTIERLMIDKTSGKVSYAVLSFGGFLGIGDDHYPLPWQSLKYDTNLGGYVTGITESRLQGAPKYRDEASWNWNDPAAGRSVNDYYGVPI; translated from the coding sequence ATGGCTTTAGACGACAATGAATCCGACGCTCTGATTGGAAGCGACAAGGTTGAAGGCACGGCAGTTTATGGAGCCGACGGCAACAAGGTCGGCACCATCGAACGTCTCATGATCGATAAAACAAGCGGCAAGGTGTCGTATGCCGTTCTCAGCTTCGGCGGTTTCCTCGGCATCGGGGACGATCACTATCCCCTCCCGTGGCAGTCGCTGAAGTACGACACCAATCTCGGCGGCTACGTCACCGGCATAACCGAAAGCCGATTGCAGGGCGCGCCAAAGTATCGCGATGAGGCCAGCTGGAATTGGAATGATCCGGCGGCCGGCCGGTCGGTGAACGACTACTACGGCGTCCCGATCTGA
- a CDS encoding response regulator transcription factor — MHDTSKSSMRVLIVDDHPVVVSGCRSLFASDKTVKIEEAADAKAGLRAFTQKRPDVTVIDIKLPDVSGFELLRRIRKDDPVARIIMFSMNDDPAFVVRAVEMGAQGYLSKSDDPRLFVKAVRKVAAGERFISPHLAEAIAFAGAAIKASPASQMSARELEILRLLGRGDKIVEVASALGISYKTVANATSLLKQKLGAKNHSDLVRIAVEMELG; from the coding sequence ATGCACGATACGTCCAAATCGTCCATGAGAGTATTGATCGTCGACGATCACCCGGTGGTGGTGTCGGGCTGCCGGTCCCTGTTTGCTTCCGACAAGACGGTGAAGATCGAGGAGGCCGCCGATGCCAAGGCCGGCCTGCGCGCCTTTACCCAGAAGCGGCCGGACGTGACCGTGATCGACATCAAGCTTCCCGATGTCTCCGGTTTCGAGCTGCTGCGCAGGATCCGGAAAGACGACCCGGTCGCCCGGATTATCATGTTCAGCATGAACGACGATCCCGCTTTCGTGGTGCGAGCGGTGGAGATGGGGGCGCAAGGCTATCTCTCCAAGAGCGACGATCCGCGCCTGTTCGTCAAGGCGGTGCGCAAGGTCGCGGCAGGCGAGCGGTTCATTTCGCCGCATCTCGCGGAGGCGATCGCGTTCGCCGGCGCCGCGATCAAGGCCAGCCCCGCCTCGCAGATGTCGGCGCGGGAGCTGGAGATCTTGCGGTTGCTCGGCCGCGGCGACAAGATCGTCGAAGTCGCATCAGCGCTAGGCATCTCCTACAAGACTGTCGCCAATGCCACGTCGCTGCTCAAGCAGAAGCTCGGCGCGAAGAACCACTCAGACCTGGTACGGATCGCCGTCGAAATGGAACTTGGCTGA
- a CDS encoding ABC transporter substrate-binding protein has protein sequence MINRALIAGAVSALLAVPAYAQKAYGPGASDTEIKLGQSTPLSGPASAFGAGAGRAVVGYFEMLNAKGGINGRKINFTQLDNAYSAPKAVEQSRKLIEDVGILAEVGTIGTAPNVAIQKYLNAKQVPQLFITAGGRRFNDPKAFPWTIPLYPDFETEGRVVAKYILTAKPDARIGVLYQNDDYGKDYLKGLRAGLGPKAELIVAQASYELADPTIDSQIVQLKAAGVDTLIEQSSSKAAAQSIRKVYELGWKPLHVIGGSTASVETILKPAGLEASKGLVTTQFLKQPGDPAWANDEEVKAYKEFLKAYAPSANPDDYSVLVAYMNVHAVELALRKCGDDLTRENLMKQATSLNGERLPMMLPGVAISTRPGDYTPFRALRIATFDGESWSLTGAPLSAD, from the coding sequence ATCATCAACCGGGCGCTGATAGCCGGCGCGGTGTCAGCACTTCTGGCGGTACCTGCCTATGCTCAGAAAGCCTACGGTCCCGGTGCCAGCGATACCGAGATCAAGCTCGGCCAATCGACGCCGCTGAGTGGCCCCGCATCCGCGTTCGGCGCGGGCGCCGGGCGGGCGGTGGTCGGCTACTTCGAGATGCTGAACGCCAAAGGCGGCATCAACGGCCGCAAGATCAACTTCACGCAGCTCGACAATGCCTACAGCGCGCCGAAAGCGGTCGAACAATCGCGCAAGCTGATCGAGGACGTCGGCATATTGGCCGAGGTCGGCACGATCGGCACCGCTCCCAACGTCGCGATCCAGAAGTACCTGAACGCCAAGCAGGTGCCGCAGCTGTTCATCACGGCCGGCGGACGCCGCTTCAACGATCCCAAGGCATTTCCCTGGACTATCCCGCTCTATCCCGACTTCGAAACCGAAGGCCGCGTCGTCGCCAAATACATCCTGACGGCAAAGCCGGACGCCAGGATCGGCGTCCTCTATCAGAATGACGACTATGGCAAGGACTACCTGAAGGGCCTCCGCGCCGGCCTCGGTCCGAAGGCCGAGCTGATCGTCGCCCAGGCCTCCTACGAGCTCGCCGATCCGACGATCGACTCGCAGATCGTCCAGCTGAAGGCCGCCGGTGTCGACACCCTGATCGAGCAGTCGTCGTCGAAGGCCGCCGCGCAATCGATCCGCAAGGTTTACGAGCTCGGCTGGAAGCCGCTGCACGTGATCGGCGGCTCGACCGCATCGGTCGAAACTATCCTGAAGCCCGCGGGCCTCGAAGCATCGAAGGGACTGGTCACAACGCAATTCCTCAAGCAACCGGGCGACCCAGCCTGGGCCAATGATGAGGAGGTCAAGGCCTACAAGGAGTTCCTGAAGGCGTACGCACCTTCAGCCAACCCGGACGACTATTCTGTGCTCGTTGCCTATATGAACGTGCACGCCGTGGAGTTGGCGTTGCGCAAATGCGGCGACGACCTGACCCGCGAGAACCTCATGAAGCAGGCTACCTCGCTTAATGGCGAACGATTACCGATGATGCTCCCAGGCGTCGCGATCAGCACCCGGCCCGGAGACTACACACCCTTCAGAGCTCTGCGGATTGCGACATTTGATGGAGAAAGCTGGTCCTTGACCGGCGCTCCTCTATCGGCCGACTAG
- a CDS encoding adenylate/guanylate cyclase domain-containing protein, giving the protein MTSKRVERQLAAVLAADVAGYNRLMSVDELGTLEGLKTVRGQVVDPAIARHNGRTVKTTGDGMLVEFAVDDITCAMAIQDEMEVRNKGSHRGISFRIGINIGDVIIDGVTYSAMASTSHRHLH; this is encoded by the coding sequence GTGACGAGCAAGCGTGTCGAACGACAATTGGCTGCAGTGCTGGCGGCTGACGTCGCTGGCTATAACCGCCTCATGAGCGTTGACGAACTAGGGACCCTCGAAGGCCTCAAGACGGTTCGGGGCCAGGTTGTCGACCCAGCCATCGCACGCCATAACGGACGGACCGTCAAAACCACGGGCGACGGAATGCTCGTGGAGTTTGCGGTAGATGACATCACCTGCGCAATGGCCATTCAAGATGAGATGGAAGTGCGCAACAAGGGTAGCCATCGTGGAATTAGCTTCCGGATAGGCATCAATATCGGCGACGTCATCATCGATGGGGTGACATATTCAGCGATGGCGTCAACATCGCATCGTCACCTGCACTAG
- a CDS encoding FadR/GntR family transcriptional regulator produces the protein MSTKSSPRAPQRSRAASSSRRERATDHRAAGSPAAPTFKPIHTRRTFEEICERIREQLALGVLKPGDKLPAERELAQQLGVSRNVLREALRSLEMAGVLRLQKGVKGGAFIQQGDTRRMNEVMRDMLSLGTISVRELSEARVHVLDLVVQLACANARRADLDALEANIERTELATKEGRLLDRVECSREFYKLLAASTGNKVIAMIVDSVTEIHMRFVYAKVASSGVAMARLAEKRRQFLAALSERNVDLASRLLRSHLESVQRMLEQDPGAMSLHVALADVQPGMRR, from the coding sequence ATGAGCACCAAGTCAAGCCCTCGCGCGCCGCAGCGCTCCCGTGCCGCCTCGTCGAGCCGCCGGGAGCGGGCCACCGATCATCGTGCGGCCGGCTCCCCGGCCGCGCCGACATTCAAGCCAATTCACACCAGGCGGACGTTCGAGGAGATCTGCGAGCGCATTCGCGAGCAACTCGCGCTCGGCGTGCTGAAGCCCGGCGACAAGCTGCCGGCCGAGCGCGAACTGGCTCAGCAGCTCGGCGTCAGCCGGAATGTGCTGCGGGAAGCATTGCGCAGCCTCGAAATGGCCGGCGTGCTCCGGCTGCAGAAGGGCGTCAAGGGCGGCGCCTTCATCCAGCAGGGCGACACCCGCCGCATGAACGAGGTCATGCGCGACATGCTGAGCCTCGGCACGATTTCGGTGCGGGAATTGTCGGAGGCGCGGGTCCACGTCCTCGACCTCGTGGTGCAGTTGGCTTGTGCCAATGCCCGCCGGGCCGATCTCGATGCACTGGAAGCCAATATCGAGCGGACGGAGCTTGCGACGAAGGAGGGGCGGCTGCTCGACCGGGTCGAATGTTCGCGCGAGTTCTACAAGCTGCTGGCGGCCTCGACCGGCAACAAGGTGATTGCGATGATCGTGGACTCGGTCACCGAGATCCACATGCGCTTCGTCTACGCCAAGGTCGCTTCCAGCGGGGTCGCGATGGCACGGCTGGCCGAGAAGCGGCGGCAATTCCTGGCAGCCCTCAGCGAACGGAACGTCGATCTGGCAAGCCGATTGCTGCGATCGCATCTGGAATCCGTGCAGCGCATGCTCGAGCAGGATCCGGGCGCCATGTCGCTTCACGTCGCATTGGCGGATGTGCAGCCCGGGATGCGCCGCTAG